In Streptomyces rapamycinicus NRRL 5491, the genomic stretch ATGGAATGACAAGAGTCGATCAGCAACGAGAATGTCTCTTGTCTTCATGACTGACTTCGGTCATGCGGTGCTATCTTCAATGCGTGACTTCACGCAAACGACATGCGAAGATCGTCGAGTCACTCCGGTCGACCGGAGTGGCCTCGGTACGCGAGCTCGCCGAGAACTTGCAGGTCAGCGAGTCCACGATTCGCCGGGACCTGACCCTCCTCGACCGCAACGGCGAGCTGCTCCGCACCTACGGCGGCGCGGCCCTGTCGCCGCACGGGGCCGCGGAAGCCGCCGGTGCGGAGGTGGAGCCCGAGACCCCGTTCGACCAGGTCATCTCGCGTGACGAGGCGCTGAAGGAGGCGATCGCCGAGGAGGCCGTGAAGCTCGTCGAGGACGACAGCGTGATCGTCCTCGATATCGGAACCACCCCCCTGGCCATCGCCCGCCGGCTGCGGGGCCGTCCCGTCACCGTCATCACCAGCAGCCTGCCGGTGCTCGACGTACTCCGCGACGACGAGGCCGTACGGCTGGTGATGCTCGGTGGTGTGCTGCGCCGCAACTACCAGTCCCTGGTCGGCTCCCTCACCGAGCAGGCACTCCGCCAGGTCAGCGCCGACCTGCTCTTCCTGAGCTGCACCGGGGTGCGGCCCAACGGTCATGTCGTGGACAACATGGCCGTCGAGGCCCCCCTGAAACAGGCCATGATCGAGACCGCCGGAAAGGTCGTCCTGGTCGCCGTCGAGACCAAG encodes the following:
- a CDS encoding DeoR/GlpR family DNA-binding transcription regulator, giving the protein MTSRKRHAKIVESLRSTGVASVRELAENLQVSESTIRRDLTLLDRNGELLRTYGGAALSPHGAAEAAGAEVEPETPFDQVISRDEALKEAIAEEAVKLVEDDSVIVLDIGTTPLAIARRLRGRPVTVITSSLPVLDVLRDDEAVRLVMLGGVLRRNYQSLVGSLTEQALRQVSADLLFLSCTGVRPNGHVVDNMAVEAPLKQAMIETAGKVVLVAVETKFPGTGSLRVCSLSDLDVLITTSGADPNTLQLCREADGKVILA